tagagtaaaaaaaaaaatattaacttcgTGTAATCTAACCAACCTGCTCAGTTTTCTCGTAACCAAGCTAGTTTACTTGTCCAATCCcaattatattaacaataattttatattattttttttaaaaggtaaacAACTAGGTTTTAGTAAAATATTGCCCACATGACCAAGCTCATCAATGAGCTGGGGATATACTCtttgatgatattattttaacttttaacgtTTATCAACataactttctctctttttttattatgatgttAATGTTGCCCTTcatctttgataatttttgcATACATagctaataatttgcaagaaagcaTTCATATTCTTTCTCCCAAACAATATTGCCTCTTCTAGCTTTGATCAGTCCTCGTTACATTTTTGCTAGTaactcttctttgcttctttgaAACTAcatgtaaattgaaaaatatgttcGGGTAGTTGAAATAAATTACCGTCCCCGATTGCTGCAATTTCATAGCTTGTGGAATCCAACCAACACTTTGTTATATAGAGGTATAGAGGTATGGCTACATacctcttctttgcttctttcttgttttaatttcatgtccTTACTCATAACAATAGTTTGAAATCTTTATGTTCAGATAGACATCATTGGTgattttattaagttaattcCTTGTATGTCTTCTAGAACAAGATCATTCTATTTTAGAATGCTGAAAGAAAAACGAAAACAatccaaagatgaagaaaatgattcatcctcgcgaaagagaagaaaagctgACCTCAGTAAGCTTTTTAAATGCTATTGTTTTATGCTCTCTGGTTCTTAAACTTGAAGTATTAGGTGACACTCAATGAATAAGTGATTTTCTTAACTTACTCTCTAATAGTAATTGTGTTGAAATACCTACTCAGCACATTCATATGTATTGTCTTTGATGGTCACTTCACATATATCCCTTACTAGTTATAATTGCAAGATAGCAGATACCTCCTGCAATCGCTACATTGCCAATTAATCGTGCCTTAATTTCTGCAGCTGCCATGACAAAGCCAGATTCTTCTCCATCTACACCACAAGGGGCCTATGATGTCTTTTTGAGTTTTAGAGGAGAAGATACTCGCAAGACATTTACAGATCATCTATATACTGCCTTAGTCCAAGCAGGAATCCACACTTttcgagatgatgatgaacttcCTAGAGGAGAAGAAATCTCCCAACATCTCCTCGaggcaattcaagaatcaaagatatCTATAGTGGTCTTCTCAAAAGGATATGCTTCTTCTAGATGGTGTCTAGATGAACTAGTGGAGATTTTTAAGTGCAAATATAGGAAAACTGGTCAAATTGCTCTTCCTATATTCTATGACATTGATCCTTCAGATGTGAGAAAACAGTCTGGCAGTTTTGCAGAAGCATTTGTTAAACATGAAGAACGTTATGAAGAGAAGGTGAAGGAGTGGAGAGAAGCTCTTGAAGAGGCAGGAAATCTATCCGGATGGAATCTCAAAGATATGGCAAATGGGTATGCCTTTTCTCTATAAGATTTACGTCCACACATTCATGGAGTCAttatacattatattttttacaatgtgaaacaataaaatactttttgaacATATTTAATGTTGGGGaatccgaccggtgatgtactgatagtTGTCCATTGGAagctaagcacactgacacaatatttaatgtAGTTCGacaaattgcctacatccacgggagatgtccatattattagagatagagaaaggatacaaaacaaatacatggaGGAAAATGATCACTTCACTCAAATTCTACTCTCAACTCACATTGCTGCCCTTGTagctcttctctctttctcttttattatcTTCACATACTCTCACAACTCTTTCTCATTTTGCTCTCAAAtaatgcctttatttataggcatcaatggtaAGACAATAGGCCATCAATTATGACACAAATGGTGGCAACACATGGGTGCATCATTTTTGTCAATGGTTGATGCAACTTTCATTGTAGCCTTTTGATAATGACATCTCTATTTCTTAGGGTAGGTGCACATTGTTGGGGATAttcgaccggtgatgtactaaTATTTGCTCATAGAAGGGTAAGCACactaacataatatttaacatAGTTCGACAAATTACCTACATCTACGGGAGAGTCACaattattagagatagagaaaaagtacaaaacaaatacatggaGAAGGAGGATCACATTCACTCTAACTCAACTCCCAGCTCACACACACACTGTTGCAAATGGCAGTAGGGCTGTTGCCCACGACAAcagctcctctttctcttttcttctcttcgcCTCATTCTTTACACTCTCTACATGCTTTCATTGCTCTCAAATAATTATActtcttttataggcattaAATGGTAAGCTTCTCCAGCATACTTGTCAATTTTGGTGGGACAAGAAAGCCTTAATACATGCCACCAATTGTGGCATTAATGGTGCTtccacttgcttggtggtggggTATTGCCACTAAATAACAATATCCTAACACACATGTCATTGCCCATTAATGATAATTTCCCGACACTTAATTCTCTCGCTattaactttcttttgtctaTGAACAGGCATGAAGCAAAATTTATCCAATATATTATCAAGGAAGTGTGGAACAAATTGTATCCCAAGGACATGAATGTTGGTACTCACCCAGTAGGTATTGATCCCCTTGTCAACGAAATAAGAGACTTCATAAGTAATGCAACAAAGAAGGTTTGCATTGTGGGCATACATGGGATGCCAGGAATAGGAAAGACGACTATAGCAAAAGAAGTATTTAGTAAACTCTGCCATGAATTCGAGGGGagctcttttcttttgaatgttaaagaaaaatcagaatctAAGGATATGGTTCTTTTGCAACAACAActacttcatgatattttaagaCAAAATACTGAGAAGATCAATGATGTTGATAGAGGAAAGGTTCTGATTAAAGAACGACTTCGACAAAAAAGAGTTCTGGTTGTTTTTGACGATGTGGATCGTCCAGACAGACTACTTGATTTGATGGGAAAGCCAAGTTGGTTAGGCCCTGGAAGTAGGGTAATAATTACAACTACAGATGAAAGCTTACTTCTTGAAGCTGATCAAAGATACCAGGTTCGAGAATTGAATCGGGGTGACTCCCTTCAGCTTTTTTGTAGGCATGCGTTTAGGGACACCAAACCAGCAAAAGATTATGTTGAGCTTTCGAATGATGTAGTTGAATACTGTGGAGGACTTCCTTTAGCTCTTAAGGTTTTAGGTTCTTGTTTGTATGGGAAAAACCAAGCTAGATGGGAATCTGTAATTGACAGATTGAGAAAATTTCCAAACAGTGAAATTCAGAAAAAACTTAGAATAAGTTTTGACACACTAGATGAATCTACACTAAAGAATACATTTCTTGATATTGCATGCTTCTTTATTGGTAGAAAGAAAGAATACGTAGCAAAAGTGCTAGAAGGACGTTATGATTACAATCCAGAAGATGATTTTGGAACTCTCATTGAACGGTCCCTGATTAAAGTTGATGATTTTGGAACGATAGGCATGCATGATCTATTACGAGGGATGGGAAGGGAGATCGTTAAGGAAGAGTCACCTGAAAATCCTGCACGAAGGAGCAGAATTTGGAGTCAAGAGGATGCGTGGATAGTACTCAAGATGCAGATGGTAAGAACTCATTGCATACAGAAAAAGCACATTCattaatttgtatctttattgTCAAACTTATTACAAAAAATCAGATGGAagttctattgattttttttttctttttaagggaACAGAAGTTGTAAAGGGCCTTACATTGGATGTGAGAAGATCAGAAGACAAATCACTAAGCACAGGATCATTtacaaaaatgaaattgttaaaattactCCAAATCAATGGAGCAGAACTCACCGGATCTTTCGAGCGGCTTTCTAAAGTGTTGACGTGGATTTGTTGGCTTGAATGTCCTTTGGAATTTTTACCATCTGACTTTTCACTGGACTACATAGTTGTTATTGATATGCAGTACAGTAACATCAGAGAActatggaaggaaaaaaaggtgCGAAACATACCAAAATGCCTAAAAATTCATCTAGAAAACttttgatgattactttttaatgatttttctctCTGCTCTGATAGATGCTCAACAATCTAAAGATTCTTGATCTTAGTTA
This Populus alba chromosome 7, ASM523922v2, whole genome shotgun sequence DNA region includes the following protein-coding sequences:
- the LOC118059615 gene encoding TMV resistance protein N; amino-acid sequence: MTKPDSSPSTPQGAYDVFLSFRGEDTRKTFTDHLYTALVQAGIHTFRDDDELPRGEEISQHLLEAIQESKISIVVFSKGYASSRWCLDELVEIFKCKYRKTGQIALPIFYDIDPSDVRKQSGSFAEAFVKHEERYEEKVKEWREALEEAGNLSGWNLKDMANGVGAHCWGYSTGDVLIFAHRRALNGKLLQHTCQFWWDKKALIHATNCGINGASTCLVVGHEAKFIQYIIKEVWNKLYPKDMNVGTHPVGIDPLVNEIRDFISNATKKVCIVGIHGMPGIGKTTIAKEVFSKLCHEFEGSSFLLNVKEKSESKDMVLLQQQLLHDILRQNTEKINDVDRGKVLIKERLRQKRVLVVFDDVDRPDRLLDLMGKPSWLGPGSRVIITTTDESLLLEADQRYQVRELNRGDSLQLFCRHAFRDTKPAKDYVELSNDVVEYCGGLPLALKVLGSCLYGKNQARWESVIDRLRKFPNSEIQKKLRISFDTLDESTLKNTFLDIACFFIGRKKEYVAKVLEGRYDYNPEDDFGTLIERSLIKVDDFGTIGMHDLLRGMGREIVKEESPENPARRSRIWSQEDAWIVLKMQMGTEVVKGLTLDVRRSEDKSLSTGSFTKMKLLKLLQINGAELTGSFERLSKVLTWICWLECPLEFLPSDFSLDYIVVIDMQYSNIRELWKEKKMLNNLKILDLSYSKNLVKTPKLHSSRLEKLLLEGCSSLIEVDQSIEHSKSLVCLNISGCSQLKELPECMGDIESFTELLADGINNEQFFSSVRHLKCVRKLSLRGHWKWDWNLPYRPSSNSSWISAFLLTSTIWRVLGKLKLVNCGFSERATNSVDFGGFSSLEELDLSKNEFFSLPSGIGILSKLRLLTVQECGNLVSIPELPSNLEHLDTFGCKSMQWALCYGGYAYHMFFNRWHTFSHRDKFTMIPNWFSYRGKGSSLSFHIPPVFRGLVVGVVCQRLIGLIGSAKLCIRNKSNGIQLFEATVSDCVGRNWLRYISLSEMAMKEYCEDEELELCVGLYTGEDAEVFECGIHVIVEKTDSFEGSEWDHESRVGRDRGIPAPPYLSQYARYNFFEIYGKQRLGNLSKNTKDRLLERIFNYHFLEYFIPFKAFSVPYDYSIIPKWFSYGGEGCSLSFDIPPDFEGLVIWAVCSGAIWHQELKAIIKNKSNGVQLFEATHAMPYFRSRWLRVISRREMAMEKYCGADGLELHVILRSEKSEVVRSGIHVIHPFGRSNYDQTPALDHDIYNKESFEGSEGDHDIDYYETSFEGSGSSDHEIDNQEYSEVESDRTIPSPPYHLLHHPRHGLMRFSTRQQWKAFLIRAFSLWKTIVMQKFLPDDLN